The following proteins are encoded in a genomic region of Neomicrococcus aestuarii:
- the gabT gene encoding 4-aminobutyrate--2-oxoglutarate transaminase: MATTTAEFRIAQQRKMTGAFPGPKSQELAARRSQIISAGVSSTLPVYVEDADGGIIVDVDGNQLIDMGSGIAVTTVGASHPKVAAAVAAQTQRFNHTCFMITPYAGYVELAEKIAQLAPGEHEKRVAFFNSGSEAVENAVKVARVATGRSAVVAFDHAYHGRTNLTMGLTAKAAPYKKGMGPTAPEIYRIPMSYPYREENPNISGKEAAERAILTMEKQIGGEAIAAIIIEPIQGEGGFIVPAEGFLPRIAEWAKEQGIVFIADEVQSGFCRTGEWFASQHEGVVPDIMTMAKGIAGGMPLSGIVGRADILDKVHAGGLGGTYGGNPVAVAAALAAIEVMEEEGLNEKARVMEKKFFDTLLPLQKEVQTVGDVRGRGAMLAIEFVKAGGKQPDAELTKKIAADCLAEGIVILTCGTFGNVIRLLPPLVMTEELFEEALTVLVDVIRKNS; encoded by the coding sequence ATGGCAACCACTACGGCAGAATTCCGTATTGCACAGCAGCGCAAGATGACGGGCGCCTTCCCCGGCCCCAAGTCCCAAGAATTGGCAGCACGCCGCAGCCAGATCATCTCGGCCGGCGTTAGCTCCACCCTCCCGGTCTACGTTGAAGACGCCGACGGCGGCATCATTGTGGACGTCGATGGCAACCAGCTGATCGACATGGGCTCCGGCATCGCCGTGACCACCGTGGGTGCATCCCACCCGAAGGTTGCCGCAGCCGTTGCTGCTCAGACGCAGCGCTTCAACCACACGTGCTTCATGATCACCCCTTACGCAGGCTACGTAGAGCTCGCAGAGAAGATCGCACAGCTTGCTCCCGGTGAGCATGAGAAGCGCGTTGCGTTCTTCAACTCCGGCTCCGAGGCCGTCGAGAACGCCGTCAAGGTAGCTCGCGTTGCTACCGGCCGCTCGGCAGTCGTGGCCTTCGATCACGCCTACCACGGCCGCACCAACCTCACCATGGGTTTGACTGCGAAGGCTGCTCCGTACAAGAAGGGCATGGGCCCTACCGCTCCGGAGATCTACCGCATTCCAATGTCCTACCCGTACCGCGAAGAGAACCCGAACATCTCCGGTAAGGAAGCCGCTGAGCGCGCCATCTTGACCATGGAGAAGCAGATCGGTGGCGAAGCGATCGCAGCCATCATCATCGAGCCCATCCAGGGCGAAGGCGGCTTCATTGTTCCTGCCGAGGGCTTCTTGCCTCGCATCGCCGAATGGGCGAAGGAACAGGGCATCGTCTTCATCGCTGATGAAGTGCAGTCCGGCTTCTGCCGCACCGGCGAATGGTTCGCTTCCCAGCACGAAGGTGTTGTCCCAGACATCATGACCATGGCCAAGGGCATCGCAGGCGGTATGCCACTGTCCGGCATCGTGGGACGCGCTGACATCCTCGACAAGGTCCACGCAGGTGGCCTTGGCGGAACCTACGGCGGTAACCCAGTAGCAGTGGCCGCAGCGCTCGCAGCTATCGAGGTCATGGAAGAAGAGGGCCTCAACGAAAAGGCTCGAGTCATGGAGAAGAAGTTCTTCGACACCCTTCTTCCGCTCCAGAAGGAAGTTCAGACGGTCGGCGACGTCCGCGGCCGCGGTGCCATGCTCGCGATCGAATTCGTCAAGGCCGGTGGCAAGCAGCCAGACGCTGAGCTCACCAAGAAGATCGCAGCTGACTGCCTTGCAGAAGGCATTGTCATCCTCACCTGTGGAACCTTCGGCAACGTTATTCGTTTGCTGCCACCACTCGTGATGACTGAGGAACTCTTCGAGGAAGCACTCACCGTTTTGGTGGACGTGATCCGGAAAAACTCCTAA
- the rarD gene encoding EamA family transporter RarD gives MTKTAPTPAPNAQAGGILAGLGAYFLWGLLPLYFALLAPAGPLEIVAARVFFSLVVCLALVLILKEWGTLKTALRTPRTVGMLALASALIAVNWVVYTFAVLNGETVSAALGYFINPLVSTFLGVVILKERLRPLQWVAVGFGLLAVVVLTVGYGSLPLIALTLAFSFGLYGLVKNRLGHSITTTTGLTIETLVLVPFSLAFLAYLAATGQTTITSEGPGHFLLLMGTGIITAVPLLFFGYAAQRLPLSVIGSLQYIAPALQFVTAVVVFHEEMPPERWWGFALVWVAIAILTVDSIRSFSGSRPPKR, from the coding sequence GTGACGAAAACCGCGCCGACCCCCGCGCCCAACGCTCAAGCTGGAGGCATCCTTGCGGGCCTCGGCGCCTATTTTTTGTGGGGGCTTTTGCCGCTGTACTTCGCGCTGCTGGCTCCGGCCGGTCCGCTCGAAATCGTGGCGGCGCGCGTGTTCTTCTCCTTGGTGGTATGCCTCGCGCTAGTGCTGATTCTCAAGGAATGGGGCACGCTCAAGACGGCGTTGCGCACTCCGCGTACGGTGGGGATGCTCGCGCTGGCGTCGGCGCTGATCGCCGTGAATTGGGTGGTCTATACCTTCGCGGTGCTCAACGGTGAGACCGTGTCCGCGGCACTGGGGTATTTCATCAACCCGCTGGTGTCCACGTTCTTGGGCGTCGTGATCCTGAAGGAGCGCTTGCGTCCTTTGCAATGGGTCGCGGTGGGCTTTGGCCTGCTGGCTGTGGTGGTACTAACGGTGGGTTACGGCTCGCTACCGCTTATAGCGCTTACGTTGGCGTTCTCGTTTGGGCTCTACGGGCTGGTCAAGAACCGTTTGGGGCACTCCATTACGACGACGACCGGGCTCACCATTGAGACGCTGGTTTTGGTTCCGTTTTCGCTAGCGTTCTTGGCCTATCTGGCCGCGACCGGGCAGACGACGATCACGTCTGAAGGCCCGGGGCACTTCTTGTTGCTCATGGGCACCGGCATCATCACGGCTGTCCCGCTGTTGTTCTTCGGTTACGCAGCACAGCGTTTGCCGCTGAGCGTGATTGGGTCCTTGCAGTACATCGCTCCGGCGCTTCAATTCGTGACTGCCGTTGTGGTGTTTCACGAAGAGATGCCGCCGGAGCGATGGTGGGGTTTTGCGTTGGTCTGGGTTGCTATCGCAATCCTGACCGTTGATTCAATTAGGAGTTTTTCCGGATCACGTCCACCAAAACGGTGA
- a CDS encoding FAD-dependent oxidoreductase yields MSSTTETSPLRVAIIGAGPAGVYAADILTKADREFEVSIDLFDAYPAPYGLIRYGVAPDHPRIKGIVTALHKVLDRGDIRFIGNVTFGRDLTLEDLKKHYHAVIFATGAIKDAPLNIPGVELDGSYGAADFVSWYDGQPDVPREWPLNAQQVAVIGNGNVALDVARVLSKHADDLLVTEIPDNVYQGLKQSPVTDVHVFGRRGPAQIKFTPLELRELSHSRDVDIVLYPEDFEFDEASDEAIKTNNQVKTMVNTLTNWIVEDQDTGASRRLHLHFLHAPVEILGEDGKVVGMKFERQELDGTGNVRGTGEIVEYPLQAVYRAIGYFGSELPGLPFDARRGVITNVGGRVVDADQQHLAGLYTTGWIKRGPVGLIGHTKGDALETIGNLLEDSASLPTPEVPSEEAVIELLEERGIDYTTWEGWNKLDAHERELGAQATAQGPVARERVKVVPRDEMVNISRAE; encoded by the coding sequence GTGTCCTCGACGACTGAAACCTCGCCCCTGCGCGTTGCCATTATTGGAGCCGGGCCGGCGGGCGTTTATGCAGCGGACATCCTGACGAAAGCAGACCGCGAGTTCGAGGTCAGTATTGACCTCTTTGACGCTTACCCCGCGCCTTACGGCCTGATCCGCTACGGCGTCGCCCCGGATCACCCACGCATCAAGGGCATCGTGACCGCACTGCACAAGGTGCTGGACCGTGGTGACATCCGCTTCATCGGTAACGTCACCTTTGGCCGAGACCTCACGCTCGAGGACCTCAAGAAGCACTACCACGCAGTGATTTTCGCAACCGGCGCCATCAAGGACGCCCCGCTGAACATCCCGGGCGTGGAGCTTGATGGCTCTTACGGCGCAGCAGATTTTGTGTCTTGGTATGACGGACAGCCGGACGTGCCACGCGAGTGGCCGCTAAATGCCCAGCAGGTTGCCGTGATTGGTAACGGCAACGTGGCCTTGGACGTGGCGCGCGTGTTGTCCAAGCACGCGGACGATCTGCTGGTCACCGAAATCCCAGACAACGTGTACCAGGGCCTCAAGCAGAGCCCCGTCACGGACGTGCATGTGTTCGGCCGCCGTGGCCCCGCGCAGATCAAGTTCACGCCGCTGGAACTGCGCGAACTGTCCCACTCTCGCGACGTGGACATTGTGCTGTACCCGGAAGACTTTGAATTCGATGAAGCCTCAGATGAGGCCATCAAGACCAACAACCAGGTCAAGACCATGGTCAACACGTTGACCAACTGGATTGTGGAAGATCAGGACACGGGCGCTTCCCGCCGCTTGCACTTGCACTTCTTGCACGCTCCCGTCGAGATCCTCGGCGAAGACGGCAAGGTCGTCGGCATGAAATTTGAGCGCCAAGAGCTGGACGGCACCGGCAACGTGCGCGGCACCGGCGAGATCGTGGAATACCCACTCCAGGCCGTCTACCGCGCCATCGGTTACTTCGGCTCCGAGCTTCCCGGTTTGCCGTTCGATGCGCGCCGCGGCGTCATCACGAACGTCGGCGGCCGCGTGGTAGACGCGGATCAGCAGCACTTGGCTGGCCTCTACACCACGGGTTGGATCAAGCGCGGCCCCGTGGGCCTCATCGGCCACACCAAGGGCGATGCGCTCGAGACCATCGGAAACTTGCTGGAAGATTCCGCGTCCTTGCCAACCCCCGAGGTGCCTTCTGAAGAAGCCGTTATTGAACTTCTGGAAGAGCGCGGCATCGACTACACCACGTGGGAAGGCTGGAACAAGCTCGACGCTCACGAACGTGAACTCGGCGCCCAAGCCACCGCTCAGGGCCCCGTGGCCCGCGAGCGCGTCAAGGTTGTGCCCCGCGACGAGATGGTCAACATCTCGCGCGCTGAATAG
- a CDS encoding MFS transporter, which translates to MARLLADLTPLRTSPAYRRLWVGNSLSAVGLQVTMIAVSLEIFEITGSSFYVGLVGLFGLVPLVITGLYGGSIADVYDRRKVALFSSIALWIVTCGIALQAWLGWRNVWVILILIALHAAASGINQPTRGAIIPALVGRKLLPAANSLNMVTFGVAMMVGPLVGGLLVAWVGYAWTYTLDVVTFLAALYSVYRLPALPPEPNADGSARVAGVKSVIDGFKFLGTHPNVRMTFLIDMASMVLASPRALLPAIGALLLGGGGTTVGILLGAVALGTLLTGLFSGPLGSIHHQGKAVYLSVTGWALSMVGFGIVVLWAIRANGGPLPLNAPMTGYVWIAAIFMLTAGIADSISAVFRNTILQSAAPDHMRGRLQGVFIVVVAGGPRLGDMIAGGVATAMGEGWTLVIGGIVSAATAAALMLWQPGFLKYDSRHLTP; encoded by the coding sequence ATGGCTCGGCTCCTAGCTGACCTCACCCCTCTGCGCACCTCTCCCGCGTATCGACGCTTGTGGGTGGGCAATTCGCTCTCGGCGGTAGGTCTGCAAGTCACCATGATCGCGGTGAGCTTGGAAATCTTTGAGATCACCGGCTCCAGCTTTTATGTGGGGCTCGTGGGGCTGTTCGGCCTCGTGCCGCTGGTCATCACCGGGCTCTATGGCGGTTCCATCGCGGACGTTTACGATCGCCGCAAAGTGGCACTGTTCTCTTCGATCGCCCTGTGGATCGTGACGTGTGGGATCGCGCTTCAAGCGTGGCTGGGCTGGCGCAACGTGTGGGTCATCCTGATTCTCATCGCCTTGCACGCGGCCGCGTCCGGCATCAACCAGCCCACGCGCGGCGCCATCATTCCCGCCCTTGTGGGGCGCAAACTCCTGCCGGCGGCGAACTCACTGAACATGGTGACCTTCGGTGTGGCCATGATGGTGGGTCCGCTGGTGGGCGGACTGTTGGTGGCGTGGGTTGGCTACGCGTGGACCTACACCCTGGACGTCGTGACGTTCTTGGCGGCGCTCTACTCGGTGTACCGGCTCCCCGCCCTACCGCCCGAACCGAATGCGGACGGCAGCGCTCGCGTCGCGGGAGTCAAGTCCGTCATTGACGGCTTCAAATTCTTGGGCACGCACCCCAACGTGCGCATGACGTTCCTCATCGACATGGCCTCCATGGTGCTCGCCTCGCCCCGTGCGTTGCTTCCCGCCATCGGCGCACTCCTCTTGGGCGGCGGCGGAACCACCGTGGGCATCCTCCTAGGCGCGGTGGCGCTAGGAACCTTGTTGACCGGACTGTTCTCCGGTCCGCTAGGAAGCATCCATCATCAAGGTAAAGCCGTGTATCTCTCCGTCACCGGCTGGGCCCTCTCCATGGTGGGCTTTGGCATCGTGGTGCTGTGGGCCATCCGAGCCAACGGCGGTCCACTCCCGCTGAACGCGCCGATGACCGGATACGTGTGGATCGCAGCGATCTTCATGCTCACCGCCGGCATCGCGGATTCCATCAGTGCTGTCTTCCGCAACACCATCTTGCAATCGGCGGCACCAGACCACATGCGCGGACGACTCCAAGGCGTCTTCATTGTGGTGGTTGCCGGAGGACCGCGGCTAGGCGACATGATCGCCGGTGGCGTCGCGACTGCCATGGGTGAAGGGTGGACGCTCGTGATCGGCGGCATCGTCAGCGCCGCCACGGCAGCGGCGCTCATGCTGTGGCAGCCAGGCTTCCTCAAGTACGATTCGCGTCATCTCACGCCGTAA